Proteins found in one Perca fluviatilis chromosome 9, GENO_Pfluv_1.0, whole genome shotgun sequence genomic segment:
- the LOC120565496 gene encoding nuclear autoantigenic sperm protein isoform X5 — MPEETSVASSSGSVEEKPCSSAAAAASVTAESSDVAEEAKKLIGTGNRHLVMGDVVSAVSVFQDACSMLAAKYGDTAEECGEAFFLCGKSLLELARMENSVLGNALEGVPEESEEEEQPNSSNIESANNLDDDDDDEDDDEDEDGEKNGQDKEEDEVGNLQLAWEMLEVAKVIYKKKEGKDDQLMAAQAYLKLGEVSAESGNYPQALEDFQECLALQLKHLPPHSRLLAETHYHVATTLCYMDQYSQAIQHYNSSIKVIEARLAMLQEVIDTADVAAEEKNEMEELKQLLPDIREKVDDAKESQRTASAASQAIQQTLGGASTSSAFLCENGGPSSSAFATVSQIPVKSSDSASSSKAVSNISHLVRKKRKPEEESPVKDTDAKQSKQEATVNGSADSSASNGVQEGKSQESAKQSASVESSS; from the exons ATGCCAGAGGAAACGTCCGTTGCGTCGAGCTCTGGGAG TGTGGAGGAGAAACCGTGCTCCTCGGCAGCGGCAGCAGCTAGCGTTACTGCAGAAAG ctCTGACGTCGCGGAGGAGGCAAAGAAGCTGATTGGAACAGGCAACAGGCATTTAGTGATGGGAGATGTTGTTTCTGCTGTCAGCGTCTTCCAGGACGCCTGCAGCATGCT GGCTGCAAAGTACGGTGACACTGCAGAAGAGTGTGGCGAGGCCTTCTTCCTGTGTGGGAAGTCCCTGCTGGAGCTTGCCAG gATGGAGAACAGTGTCCTTGGTAATGCCCTGGAGGGAGTCCCAGAAGAATCTGAGGAAGAAGAGCAGCCGAACAGCTCAAATATTGAGAGTGCCAACAATCTTGATG atgatgatgatgatgaagatgatgacgAAGATGAGGATGGAGAGAAAAATGGGCAGGACAAG GAAGAGGATGAAGTTGGCAATCTGCAGTTGGCGTGGGAGATGCTGGAAGTAGCTAAAGTAATCTACAAAAA aaaGGAAGGCAAAGATGACCAGCTGATGGCAGCCCAGGCATATCTGAAACTCGGAGAAGTCAGTGCTGAATCGG GTAACTATCCCCAGGCGCTAGAAGACTTCCAGGAGTGTCTTGCCCTGCAGCTGAAGCATTTGCCTCCCCACAGTCGTCTGTTGGCTGAGACCCACTACCATGTCGCCACCACACTGTGCTACATGGATCAGTACAGCCAGGCCATCCAGCACTACAACAGCTCCATAAAAGTCATCGAGGCCCGTCTTG CCATGTTGCAGGAGGTGATAGACACAGCAGATGTGGCTGCAGAAGAGAAGAATGAGATGGAAGAGCTGAAGCAGCTTCTGCCGGACATCAGGGAAAAGGTTGATGATGCCAAGGAAAGCCAGAGAACAGCCAGCGCTGCCTCCCAGGCCATCCAGCAAACACTA GGTGGAGCCTCAACCTCCTCAGCATTCCTATGTGAAAATGGCGGCCCTTCATCTTCTGCGTTTGCAACGGTCAGCCAG ATCCCAGTTAAATCGTCTGACAGTGCCTCGTCTTCCAAAGCCGTCTCGAACATCTCCCACCTCGTCAGGAAAAAG AGGAAACCAGAGGAGGAGAGCCCAGTAAAGGACACTGATGCTAAGCAATCGAAACAGGAAGCTACAGTTAATGGCAGCGCAGACTCTAGTGCCAGCAATGGAGTCCAGGAGGGAAAATCGCAGGAG TCTGCTAAGCAGTCGGCCTCTGTCGAGTCTTCATCATGA
- the LOC120565496 gene encoding nuclear autoantigenic sperm protein isoform X2, protein MPEETSVASSSGSVEEKPCSSAAAAASVTAESSDVAEEAKKLIGTGNRHLVMGDVVSAVSVFQDACSMLAAKYGDTAEECGEAFFLCGKSLLELARMENSVLGNALEGVPEESEEEEQPNSSNIESANNLDEETRDELRKQVYDAMAEKEKTEPVDLKLESEDGKGNTGVKNENGVVKSPGRHQNGSEEPSSPPVSGKEKGSDQKAEVNGVEKSSDSCVNGAAGSPVASGKEAVMEKVKEIKEQTGEKTEGNGEESKPEAEQDNEEPEDDDDDEDDDEDEDGEKNGQDKEEDEVGNLQLAWEMLEVAKVIYKKKEGKDDQLMAAQAYLKLGEVSAESGNYPQALEDFQECLALQLKHLPPHSRLLAETHYHVATTLCYMDQYSQAIQHYNSSIKVIEARLAMLQEVIDTADVAAEEKNEMEELKQLLPDIREKVDDAKESQRTASAASQAIQQTLGGASTSSAFLCENGGPSSSAFATVSQIPVKSSDSASSSKAVSNISHLVRKKRKPEEESPVKDTDAKQSKQEATVNGSADSSASNGVQEGKSQESAKQSASVESSS, encoded by the exons ATGCCAGAGGAAACGTCCGTTGCGTCGAGCTCTGGGAG TGTGGAGGAGAAACCGTGCTCCTCGGCAGCGGCAGCAGCTAGCGTTACTGCAGAAAG ctCTGACGTCGCGGAGGAGGCAAAGAAGCTGATTGGAACAGGCAACAGGCATTTAGTGATGGGAGATGTTGTTTCTGCTGTCAGCGTCTTCCAGGACGCCTGCAGCATGCT GGCTGCAAAGTACGGTGACACTGCAGAAGAGTGTGGCGAGGCCTTCTTCCTGTGTGGGAAGTCCCTGCTGGAGCTTGCCAG gATGGAGAACAGTGTCCTTGGTAATGCCCTGGAGGGAGTCCCAGAAGAATCTGAGGAAGAAGAGCAGCCGAACAGCTCAAATATTGAGAGTGCCAACAATCTTGATG AAGAAACTCGAGATGAGCTACGAAAGCAGGTGTATGATGCAATGGCTGAGAAGGAGAAGACTGAGCCAGTTGACCTCAAGCTGGAGTCTGAGGATGGAAAGGGCAACACTGgggtgaaaaatgaaaatggtgTGGTCAAGTCCCCGGGCAGACACCAGAATGGATCAGAGGAACCCTCAAGTCCCCCTGTGAGTGGGAAAGAAAAGGGTTCAGACCAGAAAGCTGAAGTGAATGGAGTAGAGAAAAGCTCAGATTCTTGTGTAAATGGTGCGGCAGGAAGTCCTGTAGCTTCTGGAAAAGAAGCCGTGATGGAGAAGGTTAAGGAAATAAAAGAGCAGACTGGCGAGAAGACGGAAGGAAATGGTGAGGAATCTAAGCCGGAGGCAGAACAGGACAATGAGGAACCAGAGG atgatgatgatgatgaagatgatgacgAAGATGAGGATGGAGAGAAAAATGGGCAGGACAAG GAAGAGGATGAAGTTGGCAATCTGCAGTTGGCGTGGGAGATGCTGGAAGTAGCTAAAGTAATCTACAAAAA aaaGGAAGGCAAAGATGACCAGCTGATGGCAGCCCAGGCATATCTGAAACTCGGAGAAGTCAGTGCTGAATCGG GTAACTATCCCCAGGCGCTAGAAGACTTCCAGGAGTGTCTTGCCCTGCAGCTGAAGCATTTGCCTCCCCACAGTCGTCTGTTGGCTGAGACCCACTACCATGTCGCCACCACACTGTGCTACATGGATCAGTACAGCCAGGCCATCCAGCACTACAACAGCTCCATAAAAGTCATCGAGGCCCGTCTTG CCATGTTGCAGGAGGTGATAGACACAGCAGATGTGGCTGCAGAAGAGAAGAATGAGATGGAAGAGCTGAAGCAGCTTCTGCCGGACATCAGGGAAAAGGTTGATGATGCCAAGGAAAGCCAGAGAACAGCCAGCGCTGCCTCCCAGGCCATCCAGCAAACACTA GGTGGAGCCTCAACCTCCTCAGCATTCCTATGTGAAAATGGCGGCCCTTCATCTTCTGCGTTTGCAACGGTCAGCCAG ATCCCAGTTAAATCGTCTGACAGTGCCTCGTCTTCCAAAGCCGTCTCGAACATCTCCCACCTCGTCAGGAAAAAG AGGAAACCAGAGGAGGAGAGCCCAGTAAAGGACACTGATGCTAAGCAATCGAAACAGGAAGCTACAGTTAATGGCAGCGCAGACTCTAGTGCCAGCAATGGAGTCCAGGAGGGAAAATCGCAGGAG TCTGCTAAGCAGTCGGCCTCTGTCGAGTCTTCATCATGA
- the LOC120565496 gene encoding nuclear autoantigenic sperm protein isoform X3 — protein MPEETSVASSSGSVEEKPCSSAAAAASVTAESSDVAEEAKKLIGTGNRHLVMGDVVSAVSVFQDACSMLAAKYGDTAEECGEAFFLCGKSLLELARMENSVLGNALEGVPEESEEEEQPNSSNIESANNLDETRDELRKQVYDAMAEKEKTEPVDLKLESEDGKGNTGVKNENGVVKSPGRHQNGSEEPSSPPVSGKEKGSDQKAEVNGVEKSSDSCVNGAAGSPVASGKEAVMEKVKEIKEQTGEKTEGNGEESKPEAEQDNEEPEGNDDDDEDDDEDEDGEKNGQDKEEDEVGNLQLAWEMLEVAKVIYKKKEGKDDQLMAAQAYLKLGEVSAESGNYPQALEDFQECLALQLKHLPPHSRLLAETHYHVATTLCYMDQYSQAIQHYNSSIKVIEARLAMLQEVIDTADVAAEEKNEMEELKQLLPDIREKVDDAKESQRTASAASQAIQQTLGGASTSSAFLCENGGPSSSAFATVSQIPVKSSDSASSSKAVSNISHLVRKKRKPEEESPVKDTDAKQSKQEATVNGSADSSASNGVQEGKSQESAKQSASVESSS, from the exons ATGCCAGAGGAAACGTCCGTTGCGTCGAGCTCTGGGAG TGTGGAGGAGAAACCGTGCTCCTCGGCAGCGGCAGCAGCTAGCGTTACTGCAGAAAG ctCTGACGTCGCGGAGGAGGCAAAGAAGCTGATTGGAACAGGCAACAGGCATTTAGTGATGGGAGATGTTGTTTCTGCTGTCAGCGTCTTCCAGGACGCCTGCAGCATGCT GGCTGCAAAGTACGGTGACACTGCAGAAGAGTGTGGCGAGGCCTTCTTCCTGTGTGGGAAGTCCCTGCTGGAGCTTGCCAG gATGGAGAACAGTGTCCTTGGTAATGCCCTGGAGGGAGTCCCAGAAGAATCTGAGGAAGAAGAGCAGCCGAACAGCTCAAATATTGAGAGTGCCAACAATCTTGATG AAACTCGAGATGAGCTACGAAAGCAGGTGTATGATGCAATGGCTGAGAAGGAGAAGACTGAGCCAGTTGACCTCAAGCTGGAGTCTGAGGATGGAAAGGGCAACACTGgggtgaaaaatgaaaatggtgTGGTCAAGTCCCCGGGCAGACACCAGAATGGATCAGAGGAACCCTCAAGTCCCCCTGTGAGTGGGAAAGAAAAGGGTTCAGACCAGAAAGCTGAAGTGAATGGAGTAGAGAAAAGCTCAGATTCTTGTGTAAATGGTGCGGCAGGAAGTCCTGTAGCTTCTGGAAAAGAAGCCGTGATGGAGAAGGTTAAGGAAATAAAAGAGCAGACTGGCGAGAAGACGGAAGGAAATGGTGAGGAATCTAAGCCGGAGGCAGAACAGGACAATGAGGAACCAGAGGGTA atgatgatgatgatgaagatgatgacgAAGATGAGGATGGAGAGAAAAATGGGCAGGACAAG GAAGAGGATGAAGTTGGCAATCTGCAGTTGGCGTGGGAGATGCTGGAAGTAGCTAAAGTAATCTACAAAAA aaaGGAAGGCAAAGATGACCAGCTGATGGCAGCCCAGGCATATCTGAAACTCGGAGAAGTCAGTGCTGAATCGG GTAACTATCCCCAGGCGCTAGAAGACTTCCAGGAGTGTCTTGCCCTGCAGCTGAAGCATTTGCCTCCCCACAGTCGTCTGTTGGCTGAGACCCACTACCATGTCGCCACCACACTGTGCTACATGGATCAGTACAGCCAGGCCATCCAGCACTACAACAGCTCCATAAAAGTCATCGAGGCCCGTCTTG CCATGTTGCAGGAGGTGATAGACACAGCAGATGTGGCTGCAGAAGAGAAGAATGAGATGGAAGAGCTGAAGCAGCTTCTGCCGGACATCAGGGAAAAGGTTGATGATGCCAAGGAAAGCCAGAGAACAGCCAGCGCTGCCTCCCAGGCCATCCAGCAAACACTA GGTGGAGCCTCAACCTCCTCAGCATTCCTATGTGAAAATGGCGGCCCTTCATCTTCTGCGTTTGCAACGGTCAGCCAG ATCCCAGTTAAATCGTCTGACAGTGCCTCGTCTTCCAAAGCCGTCTCGAACATCTCCCACCTCGTCAGGAAAAAG AGGAAACCAGAGGAGGAGAGCCCAGTAAAGGACACTGATGCTAAGCAATCGAAACAGGAAGCTACAGTTAATGGCAGCGCAGACTCTAGTGCCAGCAATGGAGTCCAGGAGGGAAAATCGCAGGAG TCTGCTAAGCAGTCGGCCTCTGTCGAGTCTTCATCATGA
- the LOC120565496 gene encoding nuclear autoantigenic sperm protein isoform X1 has product MPEETSVASSSGSVEEKPCSSAAAAASVTAESSDVAEEAKKLIGTGNRHLVMGDVVSAVSVFQDACSMLAAKYGDTAEECGEAFFLCGKSLLELARMENSVLGNALEGVPEESEEEEQPNSSNIESANNLDEETRDELRKQVYDAMAEKEKTEPVDLKLESEDGKGNTGVKNENGVVKSPGRHQNGSEEPSSPPVSGKEKGSDQKAEVNGVEKSSDSCVNGAAGSPVASGKEAVMEKVKEIKEQTGEKTEGNGEESKPEAEQDNEEPEGNDDDDEDDDEDEDGEKNGQDKEEDEVGNLQLAWEMLEVAKVIYKKKEGKDDQLMAAQAYLKLGEVSAESGNYPQALEDFQECLALQLKHLPPHSRLLAETHYHVATTLCYMDQYSQAIQHYNSSIKVIEARLAMLQEVIDTADVAAEEKNEMEELKQLLPDIREKVDDAKESQRTASAASQAIQQTLGGASTSSAFLCENGGPSSSAFATVSQIPVKSSDSASSSKAVSNISHLVRKKRKPEEESPVKDTDAKQSKQEATVNGSADSSASNGVQEGKSQESAKQSASVESSS; this is encoded by the exons ATGCCAGAGGAAACGTCCGTTGCGTCGAGCTCTGGGAG TGTGGAGGAGAAACCGTGCTCCTCGGCAGCGGCAGCAGCTAGCGTTACTGCAGAAAG ctCTGACGTCGCGGAGGAGGCAAAGAAGCTGATTGGAACAGGCAACAGGCATTTAGTGATGGGAGATGTTGTTTCTGCTGTCAGCGTCTTCCAGGACGCCTGCAGCATGCT GGCTGCAAAGTACGGTGACACTGCAGAAGAGTGTGGCGAGGCCTTCTTCCTGTGTGGGAAGTCCCTGCTGGAGCTTGCCAG gATGGAGAACAGTGTCCTTGGTAATGCCCTGGAGGGAGTCCCAGAAGAATCTGAGGAAGAAGAGCAGCCGAACAGCTCAAATATTGAGAGTGCCAACAATCTTGATG AAGAAACTCGAGATGAGCTACGAAAGCAGGTGTATGATGCAATGGCTGAGAAGGAGAAGACTGAGCCAGTTGACCTCAAGCTGGAGTCTGAGGATGGAAAGGGCAACACTGgggtgaaaaatgaaaatggtgTGGTCAAGTCCCCGGGCAGACACCAGAATGGATCAGAGGAACCCTCAAGTCCCCCTGTGAGTGGGAAAGAAAAGGGTTCAGACCAGAAAGCTGAAGTGAATGGAGTAGAGAAAAGCTCAGATTCTTGTGTAAATGGTGCGGCAGGAAGTCCTGTAGCTTCTGGAAAAGAAGCCGTGATGGAGAAGGTTAAGGAAATAAAAGAGCAGACTGGCGAGAAGACGGAAGGAAATGGTGAGGAATCTAAGCCGGAGGCAGAACAGGACAATGAGGAACCAGAGGGTA atgatgatgatgatgaagatgatgacgAAGATGAGGATGGAGAGAAAAATGGGCAGGACAAG GAAGAGGATGAAGTTGGCAATCTGCAGTTGGCGTGGGAGATGCTGGAAGTAGCTAAAGTAATCTACAAAAA aaaGGAAGGCAAAGATGACCAGCTGATGGCAGCCCAGGCATATCTGAAACTCGGAGAAGTCAGTGCTGAATCGG GTAACTATCCCCAGGCGCTAGAAGACTTCCAGGAGTGTCTTGCCCTGCAGCTGAAGCATTTGCCTCCCCACAGTCGTCTGTTGGCTGAGACCCACTACCATGTCGCCACCACACTGTGCTACATGGATCAGTACAGCCAGGCCATCCAGCACTACAACAGCTCCATAAAAGTCATCGAGGCCCGTCTTG CCATGTTGCAGGAGGTGATAGACACAGCAGATGTGGCTGCAGAAGAGAAGAATGAGATGGAAGAGCTGAAGCAGCTTCTGCCGGACATCAGGGAAAAGGTTGATGATGCCAAGGAAAGCCAGAGAACAGCCAGCGCTGCCTCCCAGGCCATCCAGCAAACACTA GGTGGAGCCTCAACCTCCTCAGCATTCCTATGTGAAAATGGCGGCCCTTCATCTTCTGCGTTTGCAACGGTCAGCCAG ATCCCAGTTAAATCGTCTGACAGTGCCTCGTCTTCCAAAGCCGTCTCGAACATCTCCCACCTCGTCAGGAAAAAG AGGAAACCAGAGGAGGAGAGCCCAGTAAAGGACACTGATGCTAAGCAATCGAAACAGGAAGCTACAGTTAATGGCAGCGCAGACTCTAGTGCCAGCAATGGAGTCCAGGAGGGAAAATCGCAGGAG TCTGCTAAGCAGTCGGCCTCTGTCGAGTCTTCATCATGA
- the LOC120565496 gene encoding nuclear autoantigenic sperm protein isoform X4 has protein sequence MPEETSVASSSGSVEEKPCSSAAAAASVTAESSDVAEEAKKLIGTGNRHLVMGDVVSAVSVFQDACSMLAAKYGDTAEECGEAFFLCGKSLLELARMENSVLGNALEGVPEESEEEEQPNSSNIESANNLDEETRDELRKQVYDAMAEKEKTEPVDLKLESEDGKGNTGVKNENGVVKSPGRHQNGSEEPSSPPVSGKEKGSDQKAEVNGVEKSSDSCVNGAAGSPVASGKEAVMEKVKEIKEQTGEKTEGNGEESKPEAEQDNEEPEGNDDDDEDDDEDEDGEKNGQDKEEDEVGNLQLAWEMLEVAKVIYKKKEGKDDQLMAAQAYLKLGEVSAESGNYPQALEDFQECLALQLKHLPPHSRLLAETHYHVATTLCYMDQYSQAIQHYNSSIKVIEARLAMLQEVIDTADVAAEEKNEMEELKQLLPDIREKVDDAKESQRTASAASQAIQQTLGGASTSSAFLCENGGPSSSAFATVSQIPVKSSDSASSSKAVSNISHLVRKKSAKQSASVESSS, from the exons ATGCCAGAGGAAACGTCCGTTGCGTCGAGCTCTGGGAG TGTGGAGGAGAAACCGTGCTCCTCGGCAGCGGCAGCAGCTAGCGTTACTGCAGAAAG ctCTGACGTCGCGGAGGAGGCAAAGAAGCTGATTGGAACAGGCAACAGGCATTTAGTGATGGGAGATGTTGTTTCTGCTGTCAGCGTCTTCCAGGACGCCTGCAGCATGCT GGCTGCAAAGTACGGTGACACTGCAGAAGAGTGTGGCGAGGCCTTCTTCCTGTGTGGGAAGTCCCTGCTGGAGCTTGCCAG gATGGAGAACAGTGTCCTTGGTAATGCCCTGGAGGGAGTCCCAGAAGAATCTGAGGAAGAAGAGCAGCCGAACAGCTCAAATATTGAGAGTGCCAACAATCTTGATG AAGAAACTCGAGATGAGCTACGAAAGCAGGTGTATGATGCAATGGCTGAGAAGGAGAAGACTGAGCCAGTTGACCTCAAGCTGGAGTCTGAGGATGGAAAGGGCAACACTGgggtgaaaaatgaaaatggtgTGGTCAAGTCCCCGGGCAGACACCAGAATGGATCAGAGGAACCCTCAAGTCCCCCTGTGAGTGGGAAAGAAAAGGGTTCAGACCAGAAAGCTGAAGTGAATGGAGTAGAGAAAAGCTCAGATTCTTGTGTAAATGGTGCGGCAGGAAGTCCTGTAGCTTCTGGAAAAGAAGCCGTGATGGAGAAGGTTAAGGAAATAAAAGAGCAGACTGGCGAGAAGACGGAAGGAAATGGTGAGGAATCTAAGCCGGAGGCAGAACAGGACAATGAGGAACCAGAGGGTA atgatgatgatgatgaagatgatgacgAAGATGAGGATGGAGAGAAAAATGGGCAGGACAAG GAAGAGGATGAAGTTGGCAATCTGCAGTTGGCGTGGGAGATGCTGGAAGTAGCTAAAGTAATCTACAAAAA aaaGGAAGGCAAAGATGACCAGCTGATGGCAGCCCAGGCATATCTGAAACTCGGAGAAGTCAGTGCTGAATCGG GTAACTATCCCCAGGCGCTAGAAGACTTCCAGGAGTGTCTTGCCCTGCAGCTGAAGCATTTGCCTCCCCACAGTCGTCTGTTGGCTGAGACCCACTACCATGTCGCCACCACACTGTGCTACATGGATCAGTACAGCCAGGCCATCCAGCACTACAACAGCTCCATAAAAGTCATCGAGGCCCGTCTTG CCATGTTGCAGGAGGTGATAGACACAGCAGATGTGGCTGCAGAAGAGAAGAATGAGATGGAAGAGCTGAAGCAGCTTCTGCCGGACATCAGGGAAAAGGTTGATGATGCCAAGGAAAGCCAGAGAACAGCCAGCGCTGCCTCCCAGGCCATCCAGCAAACACTA GGTGGAGCCTCAACCTCCTCAGCATTCCTATGTGAAAATGGCGGCCCTTCATCTTCTGCGTTTGCAACGGTCAGCCAG ATCCCAGTTAAATCGTCTGACAGTGCCTCGTCTTCCAAAGCCGTCTCGAACATCTCCCACCTCGTCAGGAAAAAG TCTGCTAAGCAGTCGGCCTCTGTCGAGTCTTCATCATGA